The proteins below are encoded in one region of Amycolatopsis magusensis:
- a CDS encoding carbohydrate ABC transporter permease codes for MVMGGAATGGRKAKWALIDIVVVVYALFPVLWILSLSLKTKETLKDGNLIPVEWTLQNYADIFATTEFIRALVNSIGIAIIATVIAVVLGTMAAYAIARLDFPGKQLLVGVSLLIAMFPQVSLVTPLFNIERELGLFDTWPGLILPYITFALPLAIYTLSAFFREIPWELEKAAKMDGATPAQAFRRVIAPLAAPGVFTTAILVFIFCWNDFLFAISLTSTEASRTVPAALSFFTGSSQFEDPTGTISAAAVVITVPIIVFVLFFQRRIVAGLTSGAVKG; via the coding sequence ATGGTCATGGGAGGAGCGGCCACGGGCGGCCGCAAGGCCAAGTGGGCCCTGATCGACATCGTGGTGGTGGTCTACGCGCTGTTCCCGGTGCTGTGGATCCTGTCGCTGTCGCTCAAGACCAAGGAAACGCTCAAGGACGGGAACCTCATCCCGGTCGAATGGACCCTGCAGAACTACGCGGACATCTTCGCCACCACCGAGTTCATCCGGGCGCTGGTCAACTCGATCGGCATCGCGATCATCGCCACGGTGATCGCGGTGGTGCTGGGCACGATGGCGGCCTACGCGATCGCGCGGCTGGACTTCCCCGGCAAGCAGCTGCTGGTCGGGGTCTCGCTGCTGATCGCGATGTTCCCGCAGGTCTCGCTGGTCACCCCGTTGTTCAACATCGAGCGGGAGCTCGGGCTGTTCGACACCTGGCCGGGACTGATCCTGCCCTACATCACCTTCGCGCTGCCGCTGGCGATCTACACGCTGTCGGCCTTCTTCCGGGAGATCCCCTGGGAGCTGGAGAAGGCGGCGAAGATGGACGGGGCCACCCCGGCGCAGGCGTTCCGCCGGGTCATCGCGCCGCTGGCCGCGCCCGGGGTGTTCACCACGGCGATCCTGGTGTTCATCTTCTGCTGGAACGACTTCCTGTTCGCCATCTCGCTGACCTCGACCGAGGCTTCGCGCACGGTCCCGGCGGCGCTGTCGTTCTTCACCGGGTCCTCGCAGTTCGAGGACCCCACGGGCACGATCTCCGCGGCGGCCGTGGTGATCACCGTGCCGATCATTGTGTTCGTGTTGTTCTTCCAGCGTCGCATCGTGGCGGGGCTGACCTCCGGCGCCGTTAAGGGGTAA
- a CDS encoding DUF4190 domain-containing protein, which produces MSYPQDPYGQQQNQYGPPSGGQPYPHQPGYGYAYGPGGPHNQNQDQGMAIAAMVCAIVGLVGCGGVLSIVGLVLGHIAYAKAKRGEAGGQGMALAAIIIGWIVVALIVIAVIIFLIAGFATNWDFD; this is translated from the coding sequence ATGAGCTATCCCCAGGACCCGTACGGCCAGCAGCAGAACCAGTACGGCCCGCCGTCCGGCGGCCAGCCCTACCCGCACCAGCCGGGGTACGGCTACGCCTACGGCCCCGGTGGTCCGCACAACCAAAACCAGGACCAGGGCATGGCCATCGCGGCGATGGTCTGCGCGATCGTCGGCCTGGTCGGCTGCGGCGGCGTGCTCTCCATCGTCGGCCTGGTGCTCGGCCACATCGCCTACGCCAAGGCGAAGCGCGGTGAGGCGGGCGGCCAGGGCATGGCGCTGGCGGCGATCATCATCGGCTGGATCGTGGTGGCGCTGATCGTCATCGCCGTGATCATCTTCCTGATCGCCGGCTTCGCCACGAACTGGGACTTCGACTAA
- a CDS encoding DUF1003 domain-containing protein, with protein MPEPHPRRRLDQPRAGRRRIGLRLDPDFFGRFTERVARFLGTGKYLFWQTLTVVVWIILNLTAVSLRWDPYPFILLNLAFSTQAAYAAPLILLAQNRQDDRDRVSLEEDRTRSAQTKADTEFLARELAALRLAIGEVATRDYLRGELDKLREDLDTKPRKSRARSSTTDT; from the coding sequence TTGCCTGAACCCCATCCCCGCCGGCGGCTCGACCAGCCACGCGCCGGGCGCCGCCGCATCGGCCTGCGGCTGGACCCGGACTTCTTCGGCCGGTTCACCGAGCGGGTCGCCCGCTTCCTCGGCACCGGCAAGTACCTGTTCTGGCAGACGCTGACCGTGGTCGTCTGGATCATCCTGAACCTGACCGCGGTGTCCCTGCGCTGGGACCCGTACCCGTTCATCCTGCTCAACCTGGCCTTCTCCACCCAGGCCGCGTACGCCGCGCCGCTGATCCTGCTGGCGCAGAACCGGCAGGACGACCGCGACCGGGTGTCGCTGGAGGAGGACCGGACGCGGTCCGCGCAGACCAAGGCGGACACCGAGTTCCTGGCGCGGGAGCTGGCCGCGCTGCGGCTGGCGATCGGTGAGGTGGCCACCCGCGACTACCTGCGCGGCGAGCTCGACAAGCTGCGTGAGGACCTCGACACCAAGCCGCGCAAGAGCCGGGCTCGGAGCAGTACTACCGATACGTAA
- a CDS encoding Mrp/NBP35 family ATP-binding protein, protein MTSIGQLPTTDDVREALKTVYDPEIKKPITELGMVKDVTIGEDGVVTVAIYLTVAGCPLKDTITKETTAAVEKLDGVRGVRVELDVMSDEQRTELRKSLRGDAKEPVIPFAQPGSMTRVYCVASGKGGVGKSSVTVNLAVAMAQRGLSVGVVDADIYGHSVPRMLGAGEKPTKVDTMIMPPQAHGVKVISIGMFTPGNTPVVWRGPMLHRALQQFLADVFWGDLDILLLDLPPGTGDIAISVAQLIPNAEILVVTTPQQAAAEVAERAGAIALQTRQRVAGVIENMSWLDAPDGSRMEIFGSGGGQSVADSLSKVVGSPVPLLGQVPLDPRLREQGDAGTPIVLAAPDAPASQVLREAATKLSVRARGLAGMMLNVTPTPR, encoded by the coding sequence GTGACCAGCATTGGACAGCTCCCGACCACCGACGACGTCCGCGAAGCGCTGAAGACCGTCTACGACCCGGAGATCAAGAAACCGATCACCGAGCTCGGCATGGTCAAGGACGTCACGATCGGCGAAGACGGCGTGGTGACGGTCGCCATCTACCTGACCGTGGCCGGTTGTCCGCTGAAGGACACCATCACCAAGGAGACCACCGCCGCGGTCGAAAAGCTGGACGGCGTGCGGGGGGTGCGCGTCGAGCTGGACGTGATGAGCGACGAGCAGCGCACCGAACTGCGCAAATCGCTGCGCGGGGACGCCAAGGAACCGGTGATCCCGTTCGCCCAGCCCGGGTCGATGACCAGGGTGTACTGCGTGGCGTCCGGCAAGGGCGGGGTCGGCAAGTCGAGCGTGACGGTGAACCTCGCGGTGGCCATGGCCCAGCGCGGGCTGTCCGTCGGCGTGGTGGACGCCGACATCTACGGCCACTCGGTGCCGCGGATGCTGGGCGCCGGCGAGAAGCCGACCAAGGTCGACACGATGATCATGCCGCCGCAGGCGCACGGGGTGAAGGTCATCTCGATCGGCATGTTCACCCCGGGCAACACGCCGGTGGTGTGGCGGGGGCCGATGCTGCACCGCGCGCTGCAGCAGTTCCTCGCCGACGTGTTCTGGGGTGACCTGGACATCCTGCTGCTGGACCTGCCGCCGGGCACCGGGGACATCGCGATCTCGGTGGCGCAGCTCATCCCGAACGCGGAGATCCTGGTGGTGACCACGCCGCAGCAGGCCGCCGCCGAGGTGGCCGAGCGGGCGGGCGCGATCGCGCTGCAGACGCGGCAGCGGGTGGCCGGGGTGATCGAGAACATGTCCTGGCTGGACGCCCCGGACGGCTCGCGCATGGAGATCTTCGGCTCGGGCGGAGGCCAGTCCGTGGCCGACTCGCTCTCGAAGGTGGTCGGCTCGCCCGTACCGCTGCTGGGCCAGGTCCCCCTGGACCCACGCCTGCGCGAACAGGGCGACGCCGGCACCCCCATCGTCCTGGCCGCCCCGGACGCACCCGCCTCGCAGGTCCTGCGGGAAGCCGCCACCAAACTGTCCGTCCGAGCCCGAGGCCTGGCCGGCATGATGCTCAACGTAACCCCCACCCCCCGCTAA
- a CDS encoding general stress protein, giving the protein MKLTGPFSSAGRPAPGQPRLPTPPTGWPVGSYGTYEEAQSAVEHLASNELEVRDVTIVGVDLMLVERVVGRLSWGKVLGTGAISGAWLGLLIGLLLSVFSPPGSSPAPPILVGLAAGVLFGLITAAMSYSLTKGRRDFSSTSQLVAGRYDVLCQPRNAEKARDLLARHAMRSPGAI; this is encoded by the coding sequence ATCAAGTTGACCGGTCCGTTCTCCTCCGCCGGGCGTCCCGCGCCGGGACAGCCCCGCCTGCCCACCCCGCCGACCGGCTGGCCGGTGGGTTCGTACGGCACCTACGAGGAGGCCCAGAGCGCGGTCGAGCACCTCGCCTCCAACGAGCTCGAGGTGCGGGACGTGACCATCGTCGGCGTGGACCTGATGCTCGTCGAGCGGGTGGTCGGCAGGCTGTCGTGGGGCAAGGTGCTGGGCACCGGGGCGATTTCCGGGGCCTGGCTCGGCTTGCTGATCGGGCTGCTGCTGAGCGTGTTCTCGCCGCCGGGGAGCAGCCCGGCCCCGCCGATCCTGGTCGGCCTCGCCGCCGGGGTGCTGTTCGGGCTGATCACCGCGGCGATGAGCTATTCGCTGACCAAGGGGCGCCGCGACTTCTCCTCGACCAGCCAGCTGGTGGCCGGGCGGTACGACGTGCTGTGCCAGCCGCGCAACGCGGAGAAGGCCCGCGACCTGCTGGCCAGGCACGCGATGCGGTCGCCAGGGGCGATCTGA
- a CDS encoding slipin family protein yields MLLEILTGVVVLAGAGMVSTIRVVKQYERGLVYRFGRVRPKIREAGLVMLLPFADRLQKVNMQIVTLPVPAQDGITRDNVTVKVDAVVYFKVTDPVLAAVNVEDYRSAVGQVAQTSLRSIIGKSDLDDLLSNRERLNEGLELLIDSPALGWGIHIDRVEIKDVALPESMKRSMSRQAEAERERRARVISADGELQASYKLAEAAATMSDHPAALQLRLLETVVQVASEKNSTLVLPFPVELLRFLDRANRDDGAVAPRPREGD; encoded by the coding sequence ATGCTGCTGGAAATCCTGACGGGTGTCGTCGTACTGGCCGGTGCCGGAATGGTCTCGACGATCCGCGTGGTCAAACAGTACGAACGCGGGCTGGTCTACCGCTTCGGCCGGGTGCGCCCGAAGATCCGCGAGGCCGGGCTGGTGATGCTGCTGCCGTTCGCCGACCGGCTGCAGAAGGTGAACATGCAGATCGTCACCCTGCCCGTGCCGGCGCAGGACGGCATCACCCGCGACAACGTCACGGTCAAGGTCGACGCGGTGGTCTACTTCAAGGTCACCGACCCGGTGCTCGCCGCGGTCAACGTGGAGGACTACCGCAGCGCCGTGGGCCAGGTGGCGCAGACCTCGCTGCGGTCGATCATCGGCAAGAGCGACCTCGACGACCTGCTGTCCAACCGTGAGCGCCTCAACGAAGGGCTGGAACTGCTGATCGACAGTCCGGCGCTGGGCTGGGGCATCCACATCGACCGGGTGGAGATCAAGGACGTCGCGCTGCCGGAGAGCATGAAGCGCTCGATGTCCCGCCAGGCCGAGGCCGAGCGGGAGCGGCGGGCGCGGGTGATCTCCGCCGACGGCGAACTGCAGGCTTCGTACAAGCTGGCCGAGGCGGCGGCGACCATGTCCGACCACCCGGCCGCGTTGCAACTGCGCCTGCTGGAGACGGTGGTCCAGGTCGCCAGCGAGAAGAACTCGACGCTGGTGCTGCCGTTCCCGGTGGAGCTGCTGCGGTTCCTGGACCGGGCGAACCGCGACGACGGTGCCGTGGCACCCCGACCGCGGGAAGGCGATTAG
- a CDS encoding aminoglycoside phosphotransferase family protein, which produces MTRFEIPLPFSTRISQREGDEGRAWLADLPARLEEYLTRWSLTVDGPARYGYAAVVLPVVCADGTPAALKLTWLDADTADEPVALSTWNGRGAVLLLAHEPGVLLLERLDSGRDLDGEPIDSAIAVLTGLLREMTVPAPALRRNLRAEAERWTEELPRESRELGHPLPRRLVDAAVGFARERGPETASLLVNQDLHFQNVLAGTRRPWLAIDPQPLAGDPEFGVGPLIWNRAGETPVAQRLRAVVDGAGLDPELTTSWVLFRAVDAWFYSTSAGDQRLLDALRPVLDWAQRLPANGRALG; this is translated from the coding sequence GTGACCCGATTCGAGATTCCCCTTCCGTTTTCCACGCGGATCTCCCAGCGCGAAGGCGACGAGGGACGGGCGTGGCTGGCGGACCTCCCGGCGCGGTTGGAGGAGTACCTGACGCGGTGGTCGCTGACCGTCGACGGCCCGGCGCGGTACGGGTACGCCGCGGTGGTGCTGCCGGTGGTGTGCGCCGACGGCACGCCCGCCGCGCTGAAGCTGACCTGGCTGGACGCCGACACCGCCGACGAGCCGGTCGCACTGTCCACTTGGAACGGTCGGGGGGCGGTGCTGCTGCTGGCGCACGAACCCGGGGTCCTGCTGCTGGAACGGCTCGACAGCGGCCGTGACCTGGACGGCGAGCCGATCGATTCCGCGATCGCCGTCCTCACCGGCCTGCTGCGGGAAATGACCGTGCCCGCGCCCGCGCTGCGGCGGAATCTGCGCGCGGAGGCCGAACGCTGGACCGAAGAACTCCCCCGCGAATCACGCGAACTCGGCCACCCGCTACCGCGGCGGCTGGTCGACGCGGCGGTCGGCTTCGCCCGCGAACGCGGCCCGGAAACCGCGTCGCTGCTGGTGAACCAGGACCTGCACTTCCAGAACGTGCTTGCCGGGACGCGGCGGCCGTGGCTGGCCATCGATCCGCAGCCGCTCGCCGGTGATCCCGAATTCGGCGTGGGCCCGCTCATCTGGAACCGGGCCGGTGAGACACCGGTGGCTCAGCGGCTGCGGGCCGTCGTCGACGGCGCCGGGCTCGACCCGGAACTGACCACGTCGTGGGTGCTGTTCCGGGCCGTCGACGCCTGGTTCTACTCGACGAGCGCCGGTGACCAGCGGCTGCTCGACGCGCTGCGCCCGGTGCTGGACTGGGCACAGCGGCTCCCGGCGAACGGCCGTGCGCTCGGTTAG
- a CDS encoding magnesium transporter MgtE N-terminal domain-containing protein has product MAAVNRVFAAQLAGLPVFGPDGESIGKVRDLVAGLRLDQQAPRVLGLVVELATRRRVFVPMLRVTSIEPNAVTLTTGSVNMRQFHRRPNEVLVLGQLADAHATLAATGVRVTVADAAMEPTRTRDWVLARLAVRERSSRLGLGRRRSSLQVLPWNEVAGLGLADLAVQPQGAGQLLMLFDTMRAVDVAATLRDLPVKRRHEVADAMDDERLADVIEELPDDDQKDLLGYLAEERAADILEAMNPDDAADLLAELTPADQSRLLELMEPEESEPVRRLLAYSSDTAGGLMTPEPVVLSPDATVAEALARIRNPELPAALATMVFVCRPPQATPTGRYVGCVHFQRLLREPPAELVASAVDTDLPALRADATLTEVTRYFAAYNLACGPVVDSGDHLIGAVTVDDVLDHLLPENWRETGLHDVGTAKSEESELA; this is encoded by the coding sequence ATGGCCGCCGTGAACCGCGTTTTCGCTGCTCAACTGGCCGGTTTACCGGTGTTCGGTCCGGACGGCGAGTCCATCGGCAAGGTGCGTGACCTGGTCGCCGGGCTCCGGCTGGACCAGCAGGCACCCCGGGTGCTCGGGCTGGTGGTGGAGCTGGCCACCCGGCGCCGGGTCTTCGTGCCGATGCTCCGGGTCACCTCGATCGAGCCGAACGCCGTGACGCTGACCACCGGTTCGGTCAACATGCGTCAGTTCCACCGGCGCCCCAACGAGGTGCTCGTGCTCGGCCAGCTCGCCGACGCGCACGCGACCCTGGCCGCCACGGGCGTCCGGGTCACCGTGGCCGACGCCGCGATGGAGCCCACCCGCACGCGCGACTGGGTGCTGGCGAGGCTGGCCGTCCGGGAGCGCAGTTCGCGGCTCGGGCTGGGCCGCCGCCGCTCGTCGCTGCAGGTGCTGCCGTGGAACGAGGTCGCCGGGCTCGGGCTGGCCGACCTGGCCGTGCAACCGCAGGGCGCCGGGCAGCTGCTCATGCTCTTCGACACCATGCGGGCCGTGGACGTCGCCGCCACACTGCGGGACCTGCCGGTCAAGCGGCGGCACGAAGTCGCCGACGCGATGGACGACGAGCGCCTGGCCGACGTGATCGAGGAACTGCCCGACGACGACCAGAAGGACCTGCTCGGCTACCTCGCCGAGGAACGGGCCGCCGACATCCTCGAGGCGATGAACCCCGACGACGCCGCCGACCTGCTCGCCGAGCTGACCCCGGCCGACCAGAGCAGGCTGCTGGAGCTGATGGAACCGGAGGAGTCCGAGCCGGTCCGGCGGCTGCTGGCGTACTCGTCGGACACCGCGGGCGGGCTGATGACCCCGGAGCCGGTGGTGCTCTCGCCCGACGCCACGGTCGCCGAGGCACTGGCCCGCATCCGCAACCCCGAACTGCCCGCCGCGCTGGCCACCATGGTCTTCGTCTGCCGCCCGCCGCAGGCCACGCCCACCGGCCGGTACGTCGGCTGCGTGCACTTCCAGCGGCTGCTGCGGGAGCCACCGGCGGAACTGGTCGCCAGCGCCGTCGACACCGACCTGCCCGCGCTGCGCGCCGACGCCACGCTCACCGAGGTCACCCGGTACTTCGCGGCGTACAACCTGGCCTGCGGGCCGGTGGTCGACAGCGGCGACCACCTGATCGGCGCGGTCACCGTGGACGACGTGCTCGACCACCTGCTGCCGGAGAACTGGCGCGAAACCGGCCTGCACGACGTGGGCACGGCGAAGTCCGAGGAGTCCGAACTTGCCTGA
- a CDS encoding DUF4190 domain-containing protein — MSNPQDPHGQQDPYGHPSGPFPQQSGGYPPPGYGPSGYGGPPQSQDQGMAVGSLVCSIVGIFICPAVLSIVGIVLGHIAVGKADRGEAGGRGMAMAGLIIGYVTIALIIVAVIVAIAIGAFDR; from the coding sequence ATGAGCAATCCGCAGGACCCGCACGGCCAGCAGGACCCGTACGGCCACCCGTCCGGTCCGTTCCCGCAGCAGTCGGGCGGCTACCCCCCACCGGGTTACGGTCCGTCGGGTTACGGCGGCCCGCCGCAGAGCCAGGACCAGGGCATGGCGGTCGGCTCGCTGGTGTGCTCGATCGTCGGCATCTTCATCTGCCCGGCCGTGCTGTCCATCGTCGGGATCGTGCTCGGCCACATCGCGGTCGGCAAGGCGGACCGCGGCGAAGCGGGCGGGCGCGGCATGGCCATGGCCGGGCTGATCATCGGCTACGTGACGATCGCGCTGATCATCGTCGCGGTCATCGTCGCGATCGCCATCGGCGCGTTCGACCGGTAG
- a CDS encoding ABC transporter substrate-binding protein, with the protein MGKANARNRRGRSPGRALSVLGAGLMAAGLLTACGSSDGLKINIYYAPEDNFQKVVDQCNTKAGGRYEIVYNKLPRGADGQREQMVRRLAAGDEGLDILGLDVNWVAEFAEAGWAEEWTGGNKAQATAGVLPGPLETATWNGKLYAAPKNTNVQLLWYDDRVTPAPPETWDQMIDQALALKAQGKPSEILFTGAQYEGLVVIYNTLVESAGGRILSEDGKSVVMDQGAVKALEILKRVTSSGITNASLTNQKEDEVRQAFQDGTGAFELNWPFVYPSFKKEKPDDLQHFKWATYPSVVPGQPARTTIGGYDLAVSTASRHKPEAFEAALCLRSPESQKFSALNDGVPPTLEALYTDTTPLDPTKPASDDNPSMDTQYPMRETILEALKNAAVRPLTPAYQNLSTVMSKVLSPPAAIDPQATAEELRKQLADALESKGVIP; encoded by the coding sequence ATGGGGAAAGCGAACGCCAGGAACCGGCGAGGACGTTCGCCTGGACGGGCGTTGTCGGTTCTGGGCGCGGGGCTGATGGCCGCCGGCCTGCTCACCGCCTGCGGGTCGAGCGACGGCCTGAAGATCAACATCTACTACGCGCCGGAGGACAACTTCCAGAAGGTTGTCGACCAGTGCAACACCAAGGCGGGCGGTCGCTACGAGATCGTCTACAACAAACTCCCGCGTGGCGCGGACGGCCAGCGTGAGCAGATGGTGCGCCGCCTGGCCGCCGGCGACGAGGGCCTGGACATCCTGGGCCTCGACGTGAACTGGGTGGCCGAGTTCGCCGAGGCGGGCTGGGCCGAGGAGTGGACCGGCGGGAACAAGGCGCAGGCGACGGCCGGGGTGCTGCCCGGTCCACTTGAGACAGCCACGTGGAACGGCAAGCTCTACGCGGCGCCGAAGAACACCAACGTCCAGTTGCTCTGGTACGACGACCGGGTCACCCCGGCCCCGCCGGAGACCTGGGACCAGATGATCGACCAGGCGCTGGCGCTCAAGGCGCAGGGCAAGCCGAGCGAGATCCTGTTCACCGGCGCCCAGTACGAGGGCCTGGTGGTCATCTACAACACGCTGGTCGAGTCGGCGGGCGGGCGCATCCTGTCCGAGGACGGCAAGTCCGTGGTGATGGACCAGGGCGCGGTCAAGGCGCTCGAGATCCTCAAGCGGGTCACCTCCTCGGGCATCACCAACGCCTCGCTGACCAACCAGAAGGAGGACGAGGTCCGTCAGGCGTTCCAGGACGGCACCGGGGCCTTCGAGCTGAACTGGCCGTTCGTCTACCCCTCCTTCAAGAAGGAGAAGCCGGACGACCTGCAGCACTTCAAGTGGGCCACCTACCCGTCGGTGGTGCCGGGCCAGCCCGCGCGCACCACGATCGGTGGCTACGACCTCGCGGTCAGCACGGCCTCGCGGCACAAGCCGGAGGCGTTCGAAGCCGCACTGTGCCTGCGCAGCCCGGAAAGCCAGAAGTTCTCCGCGCTCAACGACGGGGTGCCGCCGACGCTGGAGGCGCTCTACACCGACACCACGCCGCTGGACCCGACCAAGCCGGCCAGTGACGACAACCCGAGCATGGACACGCAGTACCCGATGCGGGAGACCATTCTCGAGGCGCTGAAGAACGCCGCGGTCCGCCCGCTCACCCCGGCGTACCAGAACCTGTCGACGGTGATGTCGAAGGTGCTCTCGCCGCCGGCGGCGATCGATCCGCAGGCCACCGCGGAGGAACTGCGCAAGCAGCTCGCCGACGCACTCGAGTCGAAGGGAGTGATCCCGTGA
- a CDS encoding acyl-CoA dehydrogenase family protein yields MARLAQTAGLTDVQSEILSTVRSFVDKEVIPHAQELEHADTYPADIVEGMKEMGLFGITIPEEYGGLGESLLTYALVVEEIARGWMSVSGVINTHFIVAHMISRHGTEEQKQHFLPRMATGEVRGSFSMSEPDLGSDVAAIKTKAKRDGDDYVIDGAKMWLTNGGSSNLIALLVRTDEGAEKAHQNLTTFLVEKPEGFGEVAPGLTIPGKIEKMGYKGVDTTEAVFDGFRIGADKVLGEAPGKGFAYMMDGVEVGRVNVAARACGIAIRAFELAVEYAQQRRTFGKPIAEHQAIAFKLAEMATKVEAAHLMMVNAARLKDSGARNDVEAGMAKLIASEYCAEVTQEAFRIHGGYGYSKEYEIERLMREAPFLLIGEGTSEIQKTIISRGLLREYKSRG; encoded by the coding sequence ATGGCCCGCCTCGCCCAGACCGCCGGACTGACCGACGTGCAGTCCGAGATCCTCTCCACGGTCCGCTCCTTCGTCGACAAGGAGGTCATCCCGCACGCCCAGGAGCTGGAGCACGCGGACACCTACCCGGCGGACATCGTCGAGGGCATGAAGGAGATGGGCCTGTTCGGGATCACCATCCCGGAGGAGTACGGCGGGCTCGGCGAGTCGCTGCTGACCTACGCGCTGGTGGTCGAGGAGATCGCGCGCGGCTGGATGAGCGTGTCCGGCGTGATCAACACGCACTTCATCGTGGCGCACATGATCTCCCGGCACGGCACCGAGGAGCAGAAGCAGCACTTCCTGCCCCGGATGGCCACCGGTGAGGTGCGCGGCTCGTTCTCCATGTCCGAGCCGGACCTCGGGTCCGACGTGGCCGCGATCAAGACCAAGGCCAAGCGCGACGGGGACGACTACGTCATCGACGGCGCGAAGATGTGGCTGACCAACGGCGGCAGCTCGAACCTGATCGCGCTGCTCGTCCGCACCGACGAGGGCGCCGAGAAGGCCCACCAGAACCTGACGACGTTCCTGGTGGAGAAGCCGGAGGGCTTCGGCGAGGTGGCGCCGGGGCTGACCATCCCCGGCAAGATCGAGAAGATGGGCTACAAGGGCGTCGACACCACCGAGGCGGTGTTCGACGGCTTCCGGATCGGCGCGGACAAGGTGCTCGGCGAGGCGCCGGGCAAGGGTTTCGCGTACATGATGGACGGTGTCGAGGTCGGCCGGGTGAACGTGGCCGCGCGTGCCTGCGGCATCGCGATCCGGGCGTTCGAGCTGGCGGTGGAGTACGCCCAGCAGCGCAGGACCTTCGGCAAGCCGATCGCCGAGCACCAGGCGATCGCGTTCAAACTCGCCGAGATGGCCACCAAGGTCGAGGCCGCGCACCTGATGATGGTCAACGCGGCCCGGTTGAAGGACTCGGGTGCGCGGAACGACGTCGAGGCCGGCATGGCGAAGCTGATCGCCAGCGAGTACTGCGCCGAGGTCACCCAGGAGGCGTTCCGCATCCACGGCGGCTACGGCTACTCGAAGGAGTACGAGATCGAGCGGCTGATGCGCGAGGCCCCGTTCCTGCTCATCGGCGAGGGCACGAGCGAGATCCAGAAGACGATCATCAGCCGCGGACTGCTCCGCGAGTACAAATCCCGAGGCTGA
- a CDS encoding carbohydrate ABC transporter permease, with amino-acid sequence MTVADSAAPAATAVNGGKRGKPPLSEGKKAERRLGLLLCAPAAIVMIAVTGWPIIYSIWLSLQRYDLRFPGQQEFVGFDNYAAVLTNSYWWTAFATTMGLTVVSVAIELVLGMALALVMHRTLVARGLVRTVSLIPYGIVTVVAAFSWYYAWTPKTGYLANLFVDSAPLTDWLSSLSIIVLAEVWKTTPFMALLLMAGLALVPDDLLKAASMDGAGPWQRFTKVMLPVMKPAILVALLFRTLDAFRIFDNIFVLTNGAQDTSSVSMQTYNNLIKGLNLGIGSTMAVLIFLTVAIIAFIFIKVFGTAAPGSDPGGKR; translated from the coding sequence GTGACCGTCGCCGATTCCGCGGCGCCCGCGGCGACCGCCGTCAACGGTGGCAAACGCGGAAAGCCGCCGCTGAGCGAGGGCAAGAAGGCGGAACGGCGGCTCGGGCTGCTGCTCTGCGCCCCGGCCGCGATCGTGATGATCGCGGTCACCGGCTGGCCGATCATCTACTCGATCTGGCTTTCCCTGCAGCGCTACGACCTCCGCTTCCCCGGGCAGCAGGAGTTCGTCGGCTTCGACAACTACGCCGCCGTGCTGACCAACTCCTACTGGTGGACCGCGTTCGCCACCACGATGGGGCTCACCGTGGTCTCGGTGGCGATCGAGTTGGTGCTGGGGATGGCACTGGCGCTGGTCATGCACCGCACCCTGGTGGCACGCGGGCTGGTGCGCACGGTTTCGCTGATCCCGTACGGCATCGTCACCGTGGTCGCGGCCTTCTCCTGGTACTACGCCTGGACCCCGAAGACCGGCTACCTGGCCAACCTGTTCGTCGACTCGGCGCCGCTGACCGACTGGCTGTCCTCGCTGTCGATCATCGTGCTCGCCGAGGTGTGGAAGACGACGCCGTTCATGGCGCTGCTGCTGATGGCCGGGCTGGCGCTGGTGCCGGACGACCTGCTCAAGGCGGCCTCGATGGACGGGGCCGGCCCGTGGCAGCGGTTCACCAAGGTGATGCTGCCGGTGATGAAGCCTGCCATCCTGGTCGCGCTGCTGTTCCGCACGCTGGACGCGTTCCGCATCTTCGACAACATCTTCGTGCTCACCAACGGTGCGCAGGACACCTCGTCGGTGTCCATGCAGACCTACAACAACCTGATCAAGGGGCTGAACCTCGGGATCGGGTCCACGATGGCCGTGCTGATCTTCCTGACCGTGGCCATCATCGCCTTCATCTTCATCAAGGTCTTCGGCACCGCGGCGCCGGGCAGCGATCCGGGAGGTAAGCGCTGA